The Pontibacter korlensis sequence GAGCCATGGGCGCCGCTTATCTTTTTCCTCGTCAGTATAGCGGCCCATCATCAGGCCACAGGTAAAATCTATAGCAGTAGAGGCCACCAGTATTAGCGTGTAAGCTGGCTTCCAGGACATGTAGAAGTAGTAGCTAGCCAGCAAAAGAATGATCCAACGGCGGTTAAAAGGCGTCAGAAAATAGAGGGTAACTACTACCGGAAAGAAAATAAAGAATTCAGTAGAGTTGAAAAGCATAATTTCTTCAGGTTATAAGGGTGTTCGAGTCAGGCAGCATCAGACATGTTATGCTTCATGTGTTGGGCGTAGGGTATAATACTTTTATCACCGAATAGGTCAGCTCATTTGTAGATATTATATAGAAGTTGTACTAAAAGGTTGTGGGTTTCAGCATATATTTTTTTTAATACTTAGATATTATCATGTAAGGAGACATTGAGCAACAGGTGCTGGTTTATGTTTACGATGTTGCGACATCGTTGTTTGAGCAGTGTCAGGTGCAAATTTGACTTTTTTGCAGGAGGTTAATGAAAGGTTAATAAAGAGGGGGCTGACAACCTAGGTATAGGAATGACGTTATATAGGGAACTGTTTCCAAAAAGTAAAAAGCCCTTTACAAATATGCCCTTACACTTCTACTTAAGGCAGTACCTGCTCGGGGTACTGCTATTGATAGTTGTAACAGGTTTTTCTACGAGTTCTCTCGCTGCTTCATTTCCAGAAAACTCTCCACCTGTTATTAATTCGATTGCCACACCGTTGAGGCTGGCAAAACCTTTTCCTCTAGTTGAGCCACATGTCTTTAAGATAATGCCCTTAGGTGACTCTAACACTGAGGGCGGTGGCAGCGCTACGCCTGTAGCAGAAAGGATAGGTTATAGGAGAAATTTGTACAAGCAATTAGTTGAGCAGGGAAAAGCTGAGGGGTACACTGTTGACTTTGTAGGAAGCGAAAAATCAGGGCAGGGTTTTCAGGGCCAGGTTGATATAGATCATGCAGGCTTTGGTGGGGCGAGAGATGAGGACATCGCACTTCTTTTAGAGAAGGGAGAGTTTCCTTTCTACGGTGACCAGAATGACTATCGCGGACCCGGCGGAGGACCATACCTGGACAAGTATAACCCTGACGTGATACTGCTACAAATTGGCACCAACCAAGTAGACGGCAGCGAGAGGGCGATGGAGGATGTGAAAAAGGTCCTCGACCAGGTGGACCAGTATGAGGCACGTGCTAAAAAAGAGGTGACAGTTATTGTGGCCAAAATCATCAAGCGCGTTTGTTATGTAGATAATAACGGCACCAGCCAGTGCCCAACTCCAACGGAGGCCGATAATACCATCAAGTATAACAACATGCTGGAGGCATATGTCAAACAGCGCATTGCTGCCGGAGACAAGCTTCGCCTTGTGGATATGCAGGATGGGGCTGGAATAAACTATAAGTATGCCTCTGATGGTGGAGATATGGCAGATCATCTTCATCCCAGCCAAAACGGCTACGATAAAATGGCCCCTGTGTGGTTTAAAGAGTTGCAGAAGCTGCTGAAAGAATTACTGCCTCCCTCTGATACAGAAGCTCCTGAAACCAATATTGCTAATAAGCCAAAGTCGCTAGCTAATAGCAGTACTGCAAACTTCAGCTTTACCAGCAACGAGAGTGGAGTAACCTACCAAGTAAGTATAGACGGTGCCCCATTTGCAAACGCGGCTAATCCTTATACTGTAAATGGGTTGGCTGATGGAGAGCATACGCTGCAGGTAAGAGCCATAGACGCTGCCGGAAACATAGATGCCACGCCTGCCACCTACACCTGGACCATAGATACCATAGCTCCGGCTGTGCCTGTTGTCTCGGCTCCTACAGAAGGCAGTATGCTTAACAATAACAAGCCAGCTATATCAGGTACAGCAGAGGCAGGTAGTACTATAAGTATACTTATCGGTAATACTAGAATAGGAGGTACTAAGGCAGGAACGGATGGTAGATGGAGCTTTACGCCTGGAACGGCACTGGCAGAGGGGCCACAGCAATTAACGGCTACTGCCACCGATGATGCAGGTAATACGAGCAGTGCTAGTAATAGCAGGAGGTTTACTGTAGATATTAAAGCTCCTGAAACAAGCTTTGCCTCATCGCCAGCTGCAGTTAGTAACAGAAAGGAGGCAGAGTTTAGCTTCAGTAGCAACGAGAGCGGGGTTACTTACGAGGTAAGTTTGGACGGTGCGCCATTCACAAAGGTTAGTGGTAGCAGTTTTACAGCTACCGGCCTTTCTGAAGGGGAGCACACGTTGACAGTACGTGCTACGGATGCTGCCGGAAACACAGACACAACACCTGCGCGACATACCTGGATCGTGGATACGCAGCCTCCTGTAGCACCTACCTTTGCAGGGGTTTCAGAAGACCACGGGCCTATCAATAATGACCGTATCACTTCTGATAACACCATAAAATTGCTC is a genomic window containing:
- a CDS encoding Ig-like domain-containing protein — translated: MPLGDSNTEGGGSATPVAERIGYRRNLYKQLVEQGKAEGYTVDFVGSEKSGQGFQGQVDIDHAGFGGARDEDIALLLEKGEFPFYGDQNDYRGPGGGPYLDKYNPDVILLQIGTNQVDGSERAMEDVKKVLDQVDQYEARAKKEVTVIVAKIIKRVCYVDNNGTSQCPTPTEADNTIKYNNMLEAYVKQRIAAGDKLRLVDMQDGAGINYKYASDGGDMADHLHPSQNGYDKMAPVWFKELQKLLKELLPPSDTEAPETNIANKPKSLANSSTANFSFTSNESGVTYQVSIDGAPFANAANPYTVNGLADGEHTLQVRAIDAAGNIDATPATYTWTIDTIAPAVPVVSAPTEGSMLNNNKPAISGTAEAGSTISILIGNTRIGGTKAGTDGRWSFTPGTALAEGPQQLTATATDDAGNTSSASNSRRFTVDIKAPETSFASSPAAVSNRKEAEFSFSSNESGVTYEVSLDGAPFTKVSGSSFTATGLSEGEHTLTVRATDAAGNTDTTPARHTWIVDTQPPVAPTFAGVSEDHGPINNDRITSDNTIKLLGSAEGGVEVTVLMQGRVIGKAVTNSSGNWEYSHERTPLAAGTYAFTATAADAAGNVSPASQDFTVTIELTAPVVEITTASNTPTNQPIEINITFTEEVYGLDVADFSLTNARLADFESTGTSASATLVPTADGAVRVSLPAGKVTDLAGNPNAASNLLELIYDATAPTGYAVAFGVELVDVDNQSEVPLSISDAETGVTYFYSISSSNGGDPITGTAAVSTQNFTIPGLNLTALADGTLTVALYLVDEAGNRGQEVTAQVQKLTKDIVAVSSLNNITVPFKTAFNEIDLPEEVAVSYTDGDEESLKVVWSQGDYNSEVPGSYLIIGQLQLTENTSNSKNMTARVIVEVEPNQPPTALTISSDKFQPDIESEEMIGIFSTADPDDDRFTYELVSGQGDEHNNLFELRNINQLHLISNQGLSGKSTFNIRVRSTDPYENIIEQSFTLTKTLYEPDGGIRLVNAFSPDGDNINDMWVVPELRYYNSIEVQVFDRSGVRLFQTTDPEKGWDGRGRDGRVVGGSYFYIIQIKDINLVKKGVVTVLK